In Treponema vincentii, a single window of DNA contains:
- a CDS encoding DNA topoisomerase IV subunit B translates to MAAKNTYDESKIKTLSSLEHIRLRTGMYIGRLGNGSNPDDGIYILLKEVLDNSIDEFIMGNGDRIDALLKDNKVTVRDYGRGIPLGKVVECVSVINTGAKYNDEVFQFSVGLNGVGTKAVNALSEYFRVVSVRDGKYAEAVFERGVLKHEKQGDAKKGIKNGTLVEFIPDREIFGDYTFNLDFIEKRMWNYAYLNAGLTLTFNGASYISENGLLDLLNAEIGEETLYTIAHFKEAKLEFAFTHTNNYGETYFSFANGQYTSDGGTHLSAFKEGLLKGINEYYRKNYKSEDVREGTCAAVAVKVQAPVFESQTKNKLGNTEVRPWIVNGTKAAVVEWLQKNAEAARKLEEKILANERLRTELNSVKKEAKAAAKKIAMKIPKLKDCKFHLGDKQYGNESMIFITEGDSASGSMVSSRDVLTQALFSLRGKPENMHGKKRAAIYKNAELYNMMMALGIENSLESLRYNKIIIATDADNDGFHIRNLLLTFFLTYFEELVLSGRIFILETPLFRVRTKKETCYCYSEKERDVEMKRLGTAAEVTRFKGLGEISPSEFGQFIGKDIRLLPVSIQTVKKIPGVLEFYMGKNTPERKAFIMKNLLAEVDA, encoded by the coding sequence ATGGCTGCAAAGAATACGTATGATGAATCGAAAATAAAGACGCTGAGCTCATTGGAGCATATCAGGCTCCGCACCGGTATGTATATCGGTCGGCTCGGAAACGGCTCGAATCCCGACGACGGTATTTACATCCTGTTAAAAGAAGTGCTCGATAACTCCATCGATGAGTTCATCATGGGAAACGGAGACCGCATCGACGCGCTGTTGAAGGACAATAAAGTTACTGTGCGGGATTACGGACGCGGTATTCCGCTTGGGAAGGTCGTGGAATGCGTGTCGGTCATCAACACCGGTGCGAAGTACAATGATGAAGTCTTTCAGTTTTCGGTGGGCTTGAACGGCGTCGGCACCAAGGCGGTGAACGCACTCTCCGAATATTTCCGAGTGGTTTCTGTCCGTGACGGGAAATACGCCGAAGCGGTGTTTGAGCGGGGTGTGCTAAAGCACGAAAAACAAGGAGATGCCAAAAAAGGGATTAAGAACGGCACGCTCGTCGAGTTTATTCCCGACAGGGAAATATTCGGCGACTATACATTCAATCTCGACTTTATCGAAAAACGGATGTGGAACTACGCCTATCTGAATGCCGGTCTTACGCTCACCTTTAACGGCGCTTCATACATATCGGAAAACGGCTTACTCGATCTGCTCAATGCGGAAATCGGCGAAGAAACGCTCTACACGATTGCTCACTTTAAGGAAGCAAAACTCGAATTTGCCTTTACTCATACCAACAACTACGGCGAAACCTATTTTTCGTTTGCCAACGGACAGTACACCTCGGATGGCGGCACGCATCTTTCCGCCTTTAAAGAAGGCTTGCTGAAAGGTATTAACGAATACTACCGCAAAAACTACAAGAGCGAGGATGTCCGCGAAGGCACCTGCGCGGCGGTGGCGGTTAAGGTGCAAGCGCCCGTGTTCGAAAGCCAAACAAAAAATAAGCTCGGCAATACCGAGGTGCGGCCGTGGATTGTCAACGGTACCAAAGCCGCTGTGGTTGAATGGCTGCAAAAAAATGCCGAAGCCGCGCGGAAGCTGGAAGAAAAAATCCTCGCAAACGAACGGCTGCGGACAGAGCTGAACAGCGTTAAAAAAGAAGCGAAGGCCGCTGCAAAAAAAATTGCAATGAAAATCCCGAAACTTAAAGACTGCAAGTTTCACCTTGGGGATAAGCAGTACGGCAATGAGTCGATGATTTTTATTACCGAAGGAGATTCGGCTTCGGGTTCAATGGTTTCGAGCCGCGACGTTCTTACGCAAGCGCTTTTTTCGCTGCGCGGTAAGCCCGAAAATATGCACGGCAAAAAACGCGCCGCCATCTACAAAAATGCGGAGCTCTACAATATGATGATGGCGCTCGGTATCGAAAACAGCCTTGAAAGCCTCCGCTATAATAAGATCATCATCGCAACCGATGCCGATAACGACGGCTTTCATATCAGAAATCTTTTGCTCACCTTTTTTCTCACCTACTTTGAAGAGCTGGTGCTGAGTGGGCGGATTTTTATTTTGGAAACGCCGCTGTTCAGGGTGCGCACCAAAAAAGAGACCTGCTATTGCTATTCGGAAAAAGAGCGGGATGTCGAAATGAAGCGGCTCGGTACAGCGGCGGAGGTTACCCGTTTTAAGGGATTGGGAGAAATAAGCCCGAGCGAATTCGGTCAGTTTATCGGAAAGGATATCCGCCTTTTACCGGTCAGTATTCAGACCGTGAAAAAAATTCCGGGCGTGCTTGAGTTTTATATGGGAAAGAATACCCCCGAACGCAAAGCCTTTATTATGAAAAATCTTCTTGCGGAAGTCGACGCGTAG